The following proteins are co-located in the Agromyces laixinhei genome:
- a CDS encoding PadR family transcriptional regulator, protein MSRRPVGNPLALAVLASLWERPMYPYEITTTLRERGKEDSIKLNFGSLYAIIKSLEKHGLIEEARVEREGNRPERIVYAITDAGRAEAHDWMRELIAVPVKEYPAFEAGLSLLALLAPDEAVALLRERLERLDAELASRAELAEQSDELRLPELFLVEFRYRVAMTRAEREFVATMLVRLESGELGGLDAWKAMHELIESGASAAEIESLLAHHLREGAADPQQH, encoded by the coding sequence ATGTCGCGTCGACCGGTGGGCAATCCGCTCGCACTCGCAGTGCTGGCGAGCCTGTGGGAGCGGCCGATGTACCCCTACGAGATCACGACCACGCTGCGTGAGCGTGGCAAGGAAGACAGCATCAAGCTGAACTTCGGTTCCCTCTACGCCATCATCAAGTCGCTCGAGAAGCACGGCCTCATCGAAGAAGCACGCGTCGAGCGAGAGGGCAATCGGCCCGAGCGCATCGTCTACGCGATCACCGACGCAGGTCGCGCAGAGGCGCACGATTGGATGCGAGAGCTCATCGCCGTGCCGGTCAAGGAGTATCCCGCCTTCGAGGCCGGCCTGTCGCTCCTCGCACTGCTTGCTCCCGATGAGGCGGTCGCGCTCCTGCGCGAGCGGCTCGAGCGTCTCGACGCCGAGCTCGCCTCCCGGGCCGAGCTCGCCGAGCAATCCGACGAACTTCGACTGCCTGAGCTCTTTCTCGTCGAGTTCCGCTACCGCGTCGCCATGACCCGCGCCGAGCGTGAGTTCGTGGCCACCATGCTCGTGCGCCTCGAGTCGGGCGAGCTCGGCGGACTCGACGCCTGGAAGGCCATGCACGAGCTGATCGAGTCAGGCGCTTCCGCCGCCGAGATCGAGTCGCTGCTCGCGCATCACCTGAGGGAAGGAGCCGCAGACCCGCAGCAGCACTGA
- the recQ gene encoding DNA helicase RecQ, with protein MSWNAEPAWADEVPWDADEFAPPPDDEWVPPADDAQFGAGRPAVAGPTVPAAARAAAPARFDSAAEALHTVFGYDSFRGEQAEIIAQLAGGGDAVVLMPTGGGKSLCYQIPSLLREGTGIVVSPLIALMHDQVDALVRNGVRAGYLNSSQSSHERAGVERAYLAGELDLLYVAPERLGTEATKRFLEQGTIALFAIDEAHCVAQWGHDFRPDYLALSELAERWPDVPRVALTATATEATHREITERLSLGGARHFVSSFDRPNIQYRIEAKLEVRRQLLEFIRSEGRDAAGNPVAGIVYALSRASTEKIAAYLAEHGVTALPYHAGLDAGVRRRTQERFLREEGVVVVATIAFGMGIDKPDVRFVAHVDLPKSVEGYYQETGRAGRDGAPATAWLAYGLQDVVQQRRMIDESPGDLAHRRRLAQHLDAMLALCETVQCRRQNLLGYFGQPSEPCGNCDTCLEPPASWDGTVPAQKLMSTIVRLQRERRQKFGAGHLIDILRGKETPRVRQYGHDALATWSIGQDLTDQQWRGVVRQLLAQGLLATHGEYGTLAVTDAAADVLAGRRVVNFRAEPERASRSRGPKAATAAADLEPVQAELFEQLRAWRAGEAKQQGVPAYIVFGDATLRAVAVAKPATLAQLDGITGIGAKKREAYGEALLAVVASA; from the coding sequence ATGAGCTGGAACGCGGAACCCGCCTGGGCCGACGAGGTCCCGTGGGACGCCGACGAGTTCGCGCCGCCGCCCGACGACGAGTGGGTTCCGCCTGCCGATGACGCGCAGTTCGGGGCCGGTCGCCCGGCTGTCGCGGGGCCCACCGTGCCCGCCGCTGCCCGTGCCGCGGCCCCGGCGCGGTTCGACTCGGCCGCCGAAGCGCTCCACACGGTCTTCGGCTACGACAGCTTCCGCGGCGAGCAGGCCGAGATCATCGCGCAGCTCGCGGGCGGCGGCGACGCGGTCGTGCTCATGCCGACGGGCGGAGGCAAGAGCCTCTGCTACCAGATCCCATCACTCCTGCGTGAGGGCACGGGCATCGTGGTCTCGCCGCTCATCGCGCTCATGCACGATCAGGTCGACGCCCTCGTGCGCAACGGCGTTCGTGCCGGCTACCTGAATTCGAGCCAGTCGTCGCACGAGCGGGCCGGCGTCGAGCGCGCCTACCTCGCCGGCGAGCTCGACCTGCTCTACGTCGCCCCCGAGCGGCTCGGCACCGAGGCGACCAAGCGCTTCCTCGAGCAGGGCACGATCGCGCTCTTCGCGATCGACGAGGCCCACTGCGTCGCCCAGTGGGGGCACGATTTCCGCCCCGACTACCTCGCGCTCTCCGAACTCGCCGAGCGCTGGCCCGACGTGCCGCGCGTCGCGCTCACCGCGACGGCGACCGAGGCCACCCACCGCGAGATCACCGAGCGGCTGAGCCTCGGCGGCGCCCGGCACTTCGTCTCGAGCTTCGACCGGCCGAACATCCAGTACCGCATCGAGGCGAAGCTCGAGGTGCGAAGGCAGTTGCTCGAGTTCATCCGCAGCGAGGGGCGTGACGCCGCGGGCAACCCCGTGGCGGGCATCGTCTACGCCCTCTCGCGGGCGAGCACCGAGAAGATCGCGGCGTACCTCGCCGAGCACGGGGTCACCGCGCTGCCCTACCACGCAGGCCTTGACGCTGGTGTTCGCCGGCGCACGCAAGAGCGGTTCCTGCGCGAAGAGGGCGTCGTCGTGGTGGCGACGATCGCGTTCGGCATGGGCATCGACAAGCCCGACGTGCGCTTCGTCGCCCATGTCGACCTGCCGAAGTCGGTCGAGGGCTACTACCAGGAGACGGGCCGCGCGGGCCGCGACGGCGCCCCCGCAACCGCGTGGCTCGCCTATGGCCTGCAAGACGTCGTGCAGCAGCGCCGCATGATCGACGAGAGCCCGGGCGACCTCGCCCATCGGCGGCGGCTGGCGCAGCACCTCGACGCGATGCTCGCGCTCTGCGAGACCGTGCAGTGCCGCCGACAGAACCTGCTCGGCTACTTCGGCCAGCCGAGCGAGCCGTGCGGCAACTGCGACACCTGCCTCGAGCCGCCGGCCTCGTGGGACGGCACGGTGCCGGCGCAGAAGCTCATGTCGACGATCGTGCGCCTGCAGCGCGAGCGCCGCCAGAAGTTCGGCGCCGGCCACCTCATCGACATCCTCCGCGGCAAGGAGACGCCGCGGGTGCGCCAGTACGGCCACGACGCGCTCGCGACGTGGAGCATCGGGCAAGACCTGACCGACCAGCAGTGGCGCGGCGTCGTGCGGCAGCTCCTCGCCCAGGGCCTGCTTGCGACGCACGGTGAGTACGGCACCCTGGCGGTGACGGATGCCGCGGCAGACGTGCTCGCGGGCAGGCGCGTGGTGAACTTCCGCGCCGAACCCGAGCGCGCCTCGCGCTCGCGCGGTCCGAAGGCGGCGACTGCCGCGGCCGACCTCGAACCGGTGCAGGCCGAGCTCTTCGAGCAGCTTCGCGCGTGGCGTGCCGGCGAGGCGAAGCAACAGGGCGTGCCCGCCTACATCGTCTTCGGCGACGCGACCCTGCGCGCCGTGGCGGTCGCGAAGCCCGCGACCCTCGCCCAGCTCGACGGCATCACGGGCATCGGCGCCAAGAAGCGCGAGGCCTATGGCGAGGCGCTGCTCGCCGTCGTCGCCTCGGCGTAG